Proteins encoded in a region of the Lysobacterales bacterium genome:
- a CDS encoding aminotransferase class I/II-fold pyridoxal phosphate-dependent enzyme, protein MIDLASDVKTRPTAAMRQAMANAEVGDEQAFEDPTVNALCERVANLLGKEAALFAPSGAMCNQLAIATWCRPGDEVLCERTAHIAVYEAGGPAANAGVMMHAIHGERGQFTAAQLQASFRAKWRHCPQPSLVCVEQTANLGGGSIWPLAQLNAVAELAHERGLRTHMDGARLLNASAATGISARDYSAAYDSVWIDFSKGLGAPIGACLAGSREFIERAWVIKQRLGGAMRQAGIIAAGALYALDHHVERLVDDHAHAKRLAEGLAALPGVILDPRSIETNIVFFRLDVERLGFDAAEFSQRLAAHGVRIGPFDDRTLRAVTHLDVSAADIEAALAAARTVLA, encoded by the coding sequence ATGATCGATTTGGCCAGCGATGTGAAGACCCGTCCGACCGCAGCGATGCGGCAGGCGATGGCGAATGCCGAGGTCGGCGACGAGCAGGCGTTCGAAGACCCGACCGTCAATGCCCTGTGTGAACGGGTGGCGAACCTGCTCGGCAAGGAAGCGGCACTGTTCGCGCCCAGCGGCGCCATGTGCAACCAGCTCGCCATCGCCACCTGGTGTCGTCCCGGAGACGAGGTGTTGTGCGAACGCACGGCCCATATCGCGGTCTACGAGGCCGGCGGTCCGGCCGCGAACGCCGGCGTGATGATGCACGCGATTCATGGCGAGCGCGGCCAGTTCACCGCCGCGCAGCTTCAGGCCAGTTTCCGAGCGAAGTGGCGGCATTGTCCGCAGCCGTCCCTGGTCTGCGTCGAACAGACCGCGAACCTGGGCGGTGGTTCGATTTGGCCGCTGGCGCAGTTGAATGCGGTCGCCGAACTCGCGCACGAACGCGGTCTGCGCACGCACATGGACGGCGCGCGCCTGCTGAACGCCTCGGCCGCGACCGGGATCAGCGCGCGCGATTATTCGGCCGCCTACGATTCGGTCTGGATCGATTTCAGCAAGGGACTCGGGGCACCGATCGGTGCCTGCCTGGCCGGTTCGCGCGAATTCATCGAGCGCGCCTGGGTGATCAAGCAGCGTCTGGGTGGCGCGATGCGCCAGGCCGGCATCATCGCCGCCGGTGCGCTGTACGCACTCGACCACCATGTCGAACGCCTGGTCGACGATCACGCCCATGCCAAACGGTTGGCGGAGGGTTTGGCGGCGCTGCCTGGCGTGATTCTCGATCCGCGCAGCATCGAGACCAATATCGTGTTTTTCCGGCTCGACGTCGAACGCCTCGGCTTCGATGCGGCCGAGTTCTCGCAGCGTCTCGCCGCGCACGGCGTGCGCATCGGCCCCTTCGACGACCGTACCCTGCGCGC
- a CDS encoding NADP-dependent malic enzyme yields MSEELKAQALEYHRQQPYGKIKVAATKPLVTQKDLSLAYSPGVAAACEEIVRDPNAVDELTARGNLVAVITNGTAVLGLGAIGPLAAKPVMEGKGVLFQKFAGIDVFDIEINERDPDKLVDIIASLEPTFGGINLEDIKAPECFIVEKKLRERVKIPVFHDDQHGTAIIVGAAILNALHVVGKKIEDVKLASTGAGAAGIACLDMLVALGLRKENILVVDRCGVVYEGRPEDMDVDKARYARATDKRTLAEIVEGADIFLGLSAAGVLKPDMVKTMADRPIIFALANPTPEILPELAKAARPDCIIATGRSDYPNQVNNALCFPYIFRGALDVGATTINEAMKLACVRAIAALARREASDVAAAAYGGRSVSFGPEYLIPQPFDPRLIVELAPAVAQAAMDSGIATRPITDCAAYKEKLSQFVFRTGMLMKPIFDRARGSLQRVVYAEGEEETVLRAVQTVIDERLARPILIGRPAVIERRIEKLGLRIRAGVDFDLTNIDDDPRFNSYWQRYHELMERRGVNPDAAKAIVRSRVTVVAALMLDRGEADAMICGIVGRYQRKLQHILSVIPRDPGVQSLAALTAVANDRGTFFFLDTHVQADPTAEQLAEATLQAAYRLRLFGIPPKIALLSHSNFGSHDNPSALKMRKVRELVLAKAPRLEIEGEMHADAALNEAIREKLFPGSALKGRANLFVCPNLDAANIAYNITRQMTDGVAIGPILMGVSKPVHVLTPASTVRRVVNMTALAAVEAQIRDKLAES; encoded by the coding sequence ATCTCGGAAGAACTCAAGGCCCAGGCGCTCGAATACCACCGCCAGCAGCCCTACGGAAAGATCAAGGTCGCAGCGACCAAGCCGCTGGTCACACAGAAGGATTTGTCGCTGGCCTACTCGCCCGGCGTGGCGGCGGCCTGCGAGGAAATCGTGCGCGATCCGAACGCGGTCGACGAGCTGACCGCGCGCGGCAATCTGGTGGCGGTGATCACCAACGGCACTGCGGTGCTCGGTCTCGGCGCCATCGGCCCGCTGGCCGCGAAGCCGGTGATGGAAGGCAAGGGCGTGCTGTTCCAGAAGTTCGCCGGCATCGACGTGTTCGACATCGAGATCAACGAGCGCGATCCGGACAAGCTGGTCGACATCATCGCGTCGCTGGAACCGACCTTCGGCGGCATCAATCTCGAAGACATCAAGGCGCCGGAGTGCTTCATCGTCGAGAAGAAGCTGCGCGAGCGCGTCAAGATCCCGGTCTTCCACGACGATCAGCACGGCACGGCGATCATCGTCGGTGCGGCCATCCTGAACGCGCTGCACGTGGTCGGCAAGAAGATCGAGGACGTGAAGCTGGCCTCCACCGGCGCCGGCGCCGCCGGCATCGCCTGCCTCGACATGCTGGTCGCACTCGGCCTGCGCAAGGAAAACATCCTCGTCGTCGACCGTTGCGGCGTCGTCTACGAAGGGCGTCCCGAGGACATGGATGTCGACAAGGCGCGTTATGCGCGCGCCACCGACAAGCGCACCCTGGCGGAAATCGTCGAGGGCGCCGACATCTTCCTCGGGCTCTCCGCCGCGGGCGTGCTGAAGCCCGACATGGTCAAGACCATGGCTGATCGGCCGATCATCTTCGCGCTCGCGAATCCGACCCCCGAGATCCTGCCCGAGTTGGCCAAGGCCGCGCGCCCGGACTGCATCATCGCGACCGGGCGTTCGGACTATCCCAATCAGGTCAACAACGCGTTGTGTTTTCCGTACATCTTCCGCGGCGCGCTCGATGTCGGCGCAACCACGATCAACGAGGCGATGAAGCTTGCCTGCGTGCGCGCGATCGCGGCGCTGGCGCGGCGCGAGGCCAGCGATGTCGCGGCCGCGGCGTATGGTGGACGATCGGTGTCGTTCGGGCCGGAATACCTGATCCCGCAGCCCTTCGATCCGCGCCTGATCGTCGAACTCGCGCCCGCGGTGGCGCAGGCGGCGATGGACTCGGGCATCGCGACGCGACCGATCACCGATTGCGCGGCCTACAAGGAAAAGCTGTCGCAGTTCGTGTTCCGCACCGGCATGCTGATGAAGCCGATCTTCGATCGCGCGCGTGGCAGCCTGCAGCGCGTGGTCTATGCCGAAGGCGAAGAGGAAACGGTGTTGCGCGCGGTGCAGACGGTGATCGACGAGCGCCTGGCCCGTCCGATCCTGATCGGTCGCCCGGCGGTGATCGAGCGCCGGATCGAGAAGCTCGGTCTGCGCATCCGGGCCGGCGTCGATTTCGACCTCACCAACATCGATGACGATCCGCGCTTCAACAGTTATTGGCAGCGCTACCACGAGCTGATGGAGCGCCGCGGGGTGAACCCGGACGCCGCCAAGGCGATCGTGCGCTCGCGCGTGACCGTGGTCGCGGCGCTGATGCTCGACCGCGGCGAAGCCGACGCGATGATCTGCGGCATTGTCGGACGCTATCAGCGCAAGCTGCAGCACATCCTCAGCGTGATCCCGCGCGATCCGGGCGTGCAGTCGCTGGCCGCACTCACTGCGGTCGCGAACGATCGCGGCACCTTCTTCTTCCTCGACACGCATGTGCAGGCCGATCCGACCGCCGAGCAACTGGCGGAAGCGACCCTGCAGGCGGCCTATCGACTGCGCTTGTTCGGCATTCCGCCGAAGATCGCGCTGCTCTCGCATTCGAACTTCGGCTCGCATGACAACCCGAGCGCGCTGAAGATGCGCAAGGTACGCGAACTGGTACTGGCCAAGGCGCCGCGCCTGGAAATCGAGGGCGAGATGCACGCCGATGCGGCCTTGAACGAAGCGATCCGCGAGAAGCTGTTCCCGGGTTCGGCCTTGAAAGGGCGTGCCAACCTGTTCGTCTGCCCGAATCTCGATGCCGCGAACATCGCCTACAACATTACCCGCCAGATGACCGACGGCGTCGCCATCGGCCCGATCCTGATGGGCGTGTCCAAGCCGGTGCACGTGCTCACCCCCGCCAGCACCGTCCGCCGCGTCGTCAACATGACCGCCCTCGCCGCGGTCGAGGCGCAGATCCGCGACAAGCTCGCTGAGAGTTGA